Within the Gammaproteobacteria bacterium genome, the region GCGGGTCCGATCCGTCCAACATGCAGACACGTGCAAAACGCGACGGTGATGACTGGATTCTCAATGGCTCAAAAATGTGGATCACCAACGGCACCATTGCCGATGTTGCTGTTGTCTGGGCAAAGACTGAGGATGGCATACAGGGCTTCCTGGTTGAAAAAGACATGCCCGGTTTCGCCGCACCGGAAATCGAGCACAAGTTTTCTTTGCGCGCTTCGGTTACTTCATCACTGTTTTTCGACAACGTGCGTGTGCCGGACGCCAACCGGCTGCCAAAGGTACGCGGGCTCAAAGGCCCACTGGGCTGCCTGACACAGGCACGCTACGGTATTACCTGGGGCGCGATTGGCGCGGCGCAGGCCTGCCTGCAGGAACTGATCGATTACACCGGCACCCGCATCCTGTTCGACCGTCCCTTGTCACACACCCAGACGGCGCAACGGCGGCTGGCGGATATGGCACGACGCATTACGCTTGCACAGCTTTTGTCGTTGCGTCTTGGCCGGCTGAAAGATGCCGGACGCATGTCGCCGACTCAGGTGTCGCTGGCCAAATGGAACAACGTGCGCATGGCGCTGGATATTGCCCGTGACTGCCGTGATTTGCTTGGTGGCAGCGGAATCAGCGTGGAGTTTTGCCCGATCCGGCACATGCTAAACCTCGAGAGTGTCATCACCTACGAGGGGACTGAAACAGTGCACGAGCTGGTGATCGGGCGCGAGCTGACCGGGGTGAATGCTTTCTGAGCAGCTGGTACCACAGTTCGCACACGTTCTGCAGGAGGACTTCAACTGCGAACATGTCTCGCAGGAGCGGCTTTAGTCGCGAACATGTCTCGCAGGAGCGACCTTAGCCGCGAACATGTCTCGCAGGAGCGGCTTTAGCCGCGAACCGAAATTATGAGTAAACAAGGCCTCGCCAAAACCGCAACACGCGGCATCAATCGCGCCGAGATTGTCGACAGGAATTTCATCGATTTTCTCGACCAGTGGGACGAACCGTTCAATCCTGGCGACCCGTCGTTGTCCATCTCCGGAGATACCGAGTTCAGCGGAGCCCAGCTATTGCTGTTGTTCGACAGCATGATGAAATCGCGCCTGCTGGACATCACGGCTCGCGAAATGCGCGCGCGGAACGAAGGCTATTACACCATCGGCAGCTCCGGTCACGAGGCCAACGCAATAGTTGGCATGCAGACCCGCACTACTGACCCGGCTTTCCTGCACTATCGCAGCGGTGGCTTCATGCTGGCACGGTCCGCCCAGCTGCCGGACTGCGAC harbors:
- a CDS encoding acyl-CoA dehydrogenase, whose protein sequence is MATAAENVKTGPTSLDPLDLFDVQSELSEEEQLVKDTVARFVDEKALPVIPEAFEKGRFPAELVPEIASLGLLGSSIEGYDCAGLNAVCYGLICQELERGDSGLRSFVSVQSSLVMYPIYAYGSDEQKQRWLPALAKGEAIGCFGLTEPQGGSDPSNMQTRAKRDGDDWILNGSKMWITNGTIADVAVVWAKTEDGIQGFLVEKDMPGFAAPEIEHKFSLRASVTSSLFFDNVRVPDANRLPKVRGLKGPLGCLTQARYGITWGAIGAAQACLQELIDYTGTRILFDRPLSHTQTAQRRLADMARRITLAQLLSLRLGRLKDAGRMSPTQVSLAKWNNVRMALDIARDCRDLLGGSGISVEFCPIRHMLNLESVITYEGTETVHELVIGRELTGVNAF